A window from Streptomyces sp. NBC_00299 encodes these proteins:
- a CDS encoding endo-beta-N-acetylglucosaminidase, whose product MKPTRRTVLIAAATAAMLPSSPAVAAPRLKAAALQPYASYWYPDSLPSGTPGTGITWRSLKSWRPADDPDLAFNAATVPLAPRFTPTPANPTARAGQARIQSLVSFGPTAGNPSQGAATADYYALTHWAYIDELVFWGGSSGEGLILAPNAPIVDAAHRHGVPVLGNVFLPPVAYGGQLQWTRDLVQKDAAGRYPLAERLVAVADAYGFDGWFVNAETSGGNTALGSAMLGFMRELKTLAKAKGQRVTWYDSMTVNGSVSWQGALNSQNEAFFQAADDMFVDFRWTAAKLTSSGQRAGQLGRSRYELWAGVDVESNGWNSSVNWDAIVPRDKAHVVSVGFYRPEWTRNHLPADGRGPGAFHAADDRFWTGRSLDPSRPDGTDVWRAPAVSVADRSTVTELPFASVFNTGHGLRWYEDGKVTSDKPWNHLGLQDRLPSRRWVVHTDGQRPAVTFDFEDAWRGGSSVLVDGEMDEPAVVDAYATRLPITADTVVELTHRTDAGSVKVEVAVATAEPSSPGATPPYTYFPVDSGSTWQTSTVRLAGLTGTAHAIGVRLTATGGAVKWRLGGIAVREAAATPAAPTGFRITAASGADLRLAWNPGPGDVRHHTLHRVLPDGTRRFLGGTCQPAFFVAGLQPEQGEQTTRLDLRAVGELYTSSAPVTVTHTW is encoded by the coding sequence GTGAAACCCACCAGACGCACCGTCCTCATCGCCGCCGCCACGGCCGCGATGCTCCCCTCGTCACCGGCGGTGGCGGCACCGCGGCTCAAGGCCGCCGCGCTCCAGCCGTACGCCTCCTACTGGTACCCGGACTCGCTGCCCTCCGGCACCCCGGGCACCGGTATCACCTGGCGCAGCCTGAAGTCCTGGCGTCCGGCCGACGACCCGGACCTCGCGTTCAACGCGGCGACCGTGCCGCTCGCCCCGCGCTTCACGCCGACGCCGGCGAACCCGACCGCCCGCGCGGGCCAGGCCCGTATCCAGTCCCTGGTGTCCTTCGGTCCCACCGCCGGCAACCCCTCGCAGGGCGCGGCCACCGCCGACTACTACGCCCTCACCCACTGGGCGTACATCGACGAGCTGGTCTTCTGGGGCGGCTCGTCCGGGGAAGGGCTGATCCTCGCGCCGAACGCGCCGATCGTCGACGCCGCTCACCGGCACGGGGTGCCCGTCCTCGGCAACGTATTCCTGCCGCCCGTCGCCTACGGCGGGCAGCTGCAGTGGACCCGAGACCTGGTGCAGAAGGACGCGGCCGGGCGGTATCCGCTCGCCGAACGGCTGGTCGCGGTCGCGGACGCGTACGGGTTCGACGGGTGGTTCGTGAACGCGGAGACCAGCGGCGGGAACACCGCGCTGGGTTCGGCGATGCTGGGCTTCATGCGCGAGCTGAAGACCCTCGCCAAGGCCAAGGGCCAGCGCGTGACCTGGTACGACTCGATGACCGTGAACGGGTCCGTGAGCTGGCAGGGCGCCCTCAACTCCCAGAACGAGGCGTTCTTCCAGGCCGCCGACGACATGTTCGTCGACTTCCGGTGGACGGCCGCGAAGCTGACCTCGTCCGGACAGCGGGCCGGGCAACTGGGCCGCAGCCGCTACGAGTTGTGGGCGGGTGTCGACGTCGAGTCGAACGGCTGGAACTCGTCCGTGAACTGGGACGCGATCGTGCCCCGCGACAAGGCGCACGTCGTGTCGGTCGGCTTCTACCGGCCCGAGTGGACACGCAACCACCTGCCCGCGGACGGCCGGGGGCCGGGGGCGTTCCACGCCGCCGACGACCGCTTCTGGACCGGGCGCTCGCTGGACCCGTCGCGGCCGGACGGCACGGACGTCTGGCGCGCACCGGCCGTGTCGGTCGCCGACCGCTCGACGGTCACGGAGCTGCCGTTCGCGAGCGTGTTCAACACCGGGCACGGGCTGCGGTGGTACGAGGACGGGAAGGTGACGTCGGACAAGCCGTGGAACCATCTGGGTCTCCAGGACCGGCTGCCGTCCCGGCGCTGGGTCGTGCACACCGACGGACAGCGCCCCGCCGTGACGTTCGACTTCGAGGACGCGTGGCGCGGCGGGAGCAGTGTGCTCGTCGACGGTGAAATGGACGAGCCGGCGGTCGTGGACGCCTACGCGACCCGCCTGCCGATCACCGCCGACACGGTTGTCGAGCTGACCCACCGGACCGACGCGGGCAGCGTCAAGGTCGAGGTGGCGGTGGCCACGGCCGAGCCGAGCAGTCCGGGCGCGACACCGCCGTACACGTACTTCCCCGTGGACTCGGGCAGCACATGGCAAACCTCGACCGTACGGCTCGCAGGCCTGACCGGCACCGCTCACGCGATCGGCGTCCGGCTCACCGCGACGGGCGGGGCCGTGAAGTGGCGGCTGGGCGGGATCGCGGTCCGGGAGGCCGCCGCCACGCCGGCGGCGCCGACCGGTTTCCGGATCACCGCGGCGTCCGGCGCAGACCTGCGCCTCGCGTGGAACCCCGGCCCCGGCGACGTACGCCACCACACCCTGCACCGCGTGCTACCCGACGGCACCCGGCGCTTCCTCGGCGGCACCTGCCAGCCGGCCTTCTTCGTCGCCGGCCTGCAACCCGAACAGGGGGAGCAGACCACACGGTTGGACCTGCGTGCCGTAGGGGAGCTCTACACCTCGTCGGCCCCCGTGACCGTGACGCACACCTGGTAA
- a CDS encoding glycoside hydrolase 5 family protein, whose protein sequence is MPSAVRFGVNYTPSVGWFHHWLDFDLDSVRADLDSIAALDLDHVRVFPLWPYFQPNRTLIRGRAVEQLVQLVDAAAERGLDVNVDGLQGHLSSFDFLPAWTRTWHRRNLFTDPDVLDGQAAYLRTLAAALDERPNFLGMTLGNEVNQFSAGPHPDPDRATEDEIDRWLTRMLAACEEGAPGRLHLHAEYDATWYQDDQPFTPAQAARHGAVTAVHSWVFNGTAQRHGRISVPTEHHAAYLVELSKAWAADPRRPVWLQEVGAPAPLVPPEHAAAFTEATVANALDCPDLWGITWWCSHDVSRDLADFPGLEYGLGLLTNDRKPKDAARVLERAAQEAPRPPEPRTTALIVPADPSTRSLCAPGGAVFDAYFRLVADGVRPTTVLDVRAADQEHLAARGITEVVAPDQVLPTPQGGTRS, encoded by the coding sequence ATGCCTTCTGCCGTGCGCTTCGGCGTCAACTACACCCCAAGCGTCGGGTGGTTCCACCACTGGCTCGACTTCGACCTCGACTCCGTACGTGCCGACCTCGACTCCATCGCCGCGCTGGACCTCGACCACGTCCGGGTGTTCCCGCTGTGGCCGTACTTCCAGCCGAACCGCACCCTGATCCGTGGCCGCGCCGTCGAGCAGCTGGTCCAGCTCGTCGACGCCGCCGCCGAACGCGGCCTCGACGTCAACGTGGACGGTCTGCAGGGCCACTTGAGCAGCTTCGACTTCCTGCCCGCCTGGACCCGGACCTGGCACCGCCGGAACCTCTTCACCGACCCGGACGTCCTCGACGGCCAGGCCGCCTACTTGCGCACCCTCGCCGCCGCCCTCGACGAGCGCCCCAACTTTCTCGGCATGACCCTCGGCAACGAGGTCAACCAGTTCTCGGCGGGCCCGCATCCCGACCCCGACCGGGCGACCGAGGACGAGATCGACCGCTGGCTGACGCGGATGCTCGCCGCCTGCGAGGAGGGCGCCCCCGGGCGGCTGCACCTGCACGCCGAGTACGACGCCACCTGGTACCAGGACGACCAGCCGTTCACGCCCGCCCAGGCCGCCCGGCACGGCGCCGTCACGGCCGTGCACTCCTGGGTCTTCAACGGCACCGCCCAGCGCCACGGCCGTATCTCCGTCCCGACCGAGCACCACGCCGCCTACCTCGTCGAGCTGAGCAAGGCCTGGGCCGCCGATCCGCGCCGTCCCGTCTGGCTCCAGGAGGTCGGCGCGCCCGCGCCCCTCGTTCCGCCCGAGCACGCCGCCGCCTTCACCGAGGCGACCGTCGCGAACGCCCTGGACTGCCCCGACCTGTGGGGGATCACCTGGTGGTGCTCGCACGACGTGTCCCGTGACCTGGCCGACTTCCCCGGGCTCGAATACGGGCTCGGCCTGCTGACCAACGACCGGAAACCGAAGGACGCCGCCCGGGTTCTGGAGCGGGCGGCCCAGGAGGCGCCACGGCCGCCCGAGCCGCGTACGACGGCGCTGATCGTGCCCGCCGACCCGTCCACCCGCTCACTCTGCGCGCCGGGCGGCGCGGTCTTCGACGCCTATTTCCGGCTGGTCGCCGACGGCGTCCGCCCCACCACCGTCCTCGACGTGCGTGCCGCCGACCAGGAACACCTGGCGGCGCGCGGCATCACCGAGGTCGTCGCACCCGATCAGGTACTCCCCACCCCACAAGGAGGCACCCGCTCGTGA
- a CDS encoding carbohydrate ABC transporter permease: MTVLEKVRPAAKAKAKVKPSAGAREPRVTDEHGRRVRVWELALRYLLLLGVLALTVGPFLWQLSTSLKGPTEDIFSSPPKFLPGDPTLHNYERVAETIPVWDYALNSLKVATANVVTNCVGAALAGYALARLRYRGRRAATLAFILAMLVPVEGIIIAQFTTMRELGLNNTLIGVVLPGCISALNVLLMRNAFLNLPYEIEEAAYVDGANVWQRFLRIAVPSVKGTLAVVAIFAFMGAWDDFLWPLIVLSDPSKFTLTIGLNYLHGTFANDERLVAAGTIIAVAPLIALFACLQRYFFRGVGEGAVKG; the protein is encoded by the coding sequence ATGACCGTCCTGGAGAAGGTACGGCCCGCGGCGAAGGCGAAGGCGAAGGTCAAGCCGTCGGCCGGCGCTCGCGAACCCCGCGTCACCGACGAGCACGGCCGCCGCGTCCGCGTATGGGAACTCGCCCTGCGCTATCTGCTGCTGCTCGGCGTGCTCGCCCTCACCGTCGGCCCGTTCCTCTGGCAGCTGTCGACCTCGCTCAAGGGCCCCACCGAGGACATCTTCAGCTCCCCGCCGAAGTTCCTGCCCGGCGATCCCACCCTGCACAACTACGAGCGGGTCGCCGAGACCATCCCCGTCTGGGACTACGCCCTCAACTCGCTGAAGGTCGCCACCGCCAACGTCGTGACCAACTGCGTCGGCGCGGCACTCGCCGGCTACGCCCTCGCCCGGCTGCGCTACCGGGGCCGCCGCGCGGCCACGCTCGCGTTCATCCTCGCGATGCTCGTGCCCGTGGAGGGCATCATCATCGCCCAGTTCACGACCATGCGGGAACTCGGCCTCAACAACACCCTCATCGGCGTCGTACTGCCCGGCTGCATCAGCGCCCTGAACGTCCTGCTGATGCGCAACGCCTTCCTCAACCTGCCGTACGAGATCGAGGAGGCGGCCTACGTCGACGGTGCCAACGTCTGGCAGCGGTTCCTGCGCATCGCGGTGCCGTCGGTGAAGGGGACTCTTGCCGTCGTCGCGATCTTCGCCTTCATGGGCGCCTGGGACGACTTCCTGTGGCCGCTCATCGTACTGAGCGACCCGTCCAAGTTCACGCTGACCATCGGGCTCAACTATCTGCACGGCACCTTCGCCAACGACGAACGCCTCGTCGCCGCGGGCACGATCATCGCCGTGGCGCCGCTGATCGCCCTCTTCGCCTGTCTCCAGCGGTACTTCTTCCGGGGTGTCGGGGAGGGCGCCGTCAAGGGCTGA
- a CDS encoding carbohydrate ABC transporter permease — MASSAVPRVSRVRRQLPFSPWLFAAPGLLIIGAFILYPFVSTLVNAFTDRRTLIPGEFVGLANFRELLGDDMFWIGLRNSTLYVVGVVPALVVLPLLLALLVQKNIPGITFFRSAFYTPVVASIVVVGLIWVWLLDERGLVNSLLETIGVGRVGFLSDQWLLLLSAMAVTVWKGLGYYMIIYLAALANVPRELHEAAAVDGAGAIRRFLTVTVPAVRSTMVLVGALSSVAAFKVFSEVYLMAGPSGGPAGEDTTLVMLVQRTGTGLTGRVGYASAISVVVFVVTVALMLLVLRADRKDES, encoded by the coding sequence ATGGCGAGCTCGGCTGTCCCTCGTGTCTCCCGTGTGCGGCGCCAACTGCCCTTCAGCCCCTGGCTGTTCGCCGCCCCGGGCCTGCTGATCATCGGCGCCTTCATCCTGTACCCGTTCGTCTCCACCCTGGTCAACGCCTTCACCGACCGCCGCACGCTGATCCCGGGCGAGTTCGTGGGCCTCGCCAACTTCCGCGAGCTGCTCGGCGACGACATGTTCTGGATCGGCCTGCGCAACAGCACGCTCTACGTCGTCGGAGTCGTCCCCGCCCTCGTCGTCCTGCCCCTGCTGCTCGCGCTGCTGGTGCAGAAGAACATCCCCGGCATCACCTTCTTCCGGTCCGCCTTCTACACCCCGGTCGTCGCCTCGATCGTCGTGGTCGGGCTGATCTGGGTGTGGCTGCTCGACGAGCGCGGTCTGGTGAACTCGCTCCTCGAGACGATCGGCGTCGGCCGGGTCGGCTTCCTCAGCGACCAGTGGCTGCTCCTGCTGAGCGCCATGGCCGTGACGGTCTGGAAGGGCCTCGGCTACTACATGATCATTTACTTGGCCGCGCTCGCCAACGTGCCCCGCGAACTGCACGAGGCCGCCGCCGTGGACGGAGCGGGCGCGATCCGCCGGTTCCTCACGGTCACCGTGCCCGCCGTCCGTTCCACCATGGTTCTGGTCGGGGCGCTGTCGTCGGTCGCCGCGTTCAAGGTGTTCTCCGAGGTGTACCTGATGGCCGGCCCGAGCGGCGGCCCGGCGGGCGAGGACACCACCCTCGTGATGCTCGTCCAGCGCACCGGCACCGGCCTGACCGGCCGCGTCGGCTACGCCTCCGCCATCTCGGTCGTCGTGTTCGTGGTCACCGTCGCCCTGATGCTGCTGGTGCTGCGCGCGGACCGGAAGGACGAATCATGA
- a CDS encoding ABC transporter substrate-binding protein: MPVSRSTRRALAAVFAACVVLPLSACGSSGGDSGTADASGKVEGDITFQTWNLRANFKPYFEGLIADFEKKYPGTDVKWIDQPAEGYADKISADAAGGTLPDVVNVSPDLVAPLAKAGLALDLDKAASQYKKEYLEGAWASHQIPGMTGTYAFPWYLNTGPLFYNKSLFEEAGLDADQPPKTYDEVFDAALKMADKTDGKVATLANVPTIEDFGRYGVELMNKEGTAFTFNDAKGVELLTKYKELYDAKALDPQALTATPESSGKKFLTGAVAMNPGSALDLGNFKKQAPNLYKNIGITDQITSTGHVNMYVMGVMVNARTKRAPAAVAFAHYVTDAAHQMSFAKQVAIFPSTAGSLDDPYFTKEDGTDETRVRVAAAKSLKTAVNYTPVLFSEQMKTELRNEVAKALQGKESPKEALDNAVEACNRLLQQQG; encoded by the coding sequence GTGCCCGTTTCCCGTAGTACCCGCAGAGCCCTCGCCGCCGTTTTCGCCGCCTGTGTCGTCCTGCCGCTCAGTGCCTGCGGCTCGTCAGGGGGCGACAGCGGCACAGCCGACGCCTCCGGCAAGGTGGAGGGCGACATCACCTTCCAGACCTGGAACCTCCGCGCCAACTTCAAGCCCTACTTCGAGGGCCTGATCGCCGACTTCGAGAAGAAGTACCCCGGCACCGACGTGAAGTGGATCGACCAGCCGGCCGAGGGCTACGCCGACAAGATCAGCGCGGACGCCGCCGGCGGCACGCTCCCCGACGTCGTCAACGTCTCGCCGGACCTGGTTGCCCCGCTCGCCAAGGCGGGCCTCGCGCTCGACCTGGACAAGGCGGCCTCCCAGTACAAGAAGGAGTATCTGGAGGGGGCCTGGGCCAGCCATCAGATACCGGGCATGACCGGCACGTACGCCTTCCCCTGGTACCTCAACACCGGCCCGCTCTTCTACAACAAGTCCCTCTTCGAGGAGGCCGGACTCGACGCCGACCAGCCGCCGAAGACGTACGACGAGGTCTTCGACGCCGCCCTGAAGATGGCGGACAAGACCGACGGCAAGGTCGCCACCCTCGCCAACGTGCCCACCATCGAGGACTTCGGCCGCTACGGCGTCGAGCTCATGAACAAGGAAGGCACCGCCTTCACCTTCAACGACGCGAAGGGCGTCGAACTCCTCACCAAGTACAAGGAGTTGTACGACGCCAAGGCCCTCGACCCGCAGGCGCTGACGGCCACCCCCGAGTCGTCCGGCAAGAAGTTCCTGACCGGCGCCGTCGCCATGAACCCCGGCAGCGCACTGGACCTCGGCAACTTCAAGAAGCAGGCGCCGAACCTGTACAAGAACATCGGGATCACGGACCAGATCACCAGCACCGGCCACGTCAACATGTACGTGATGGGCGTGATGGTCAACGCGCGGACGAAGCGTGCGCCCGCCGCGGTCGCCTTCGCCCACTACGTCACCGACGCCGCGCACCAGATGTCGTTCGCCAAGCAGGTCGCGATCTTCCCCAGCACCGCAGGCTCCCTCGACGACCCGTACTTCACCAAGGAGGACGGCACCGACGAGACGCGTGTGCGGGTCGCCGCCGCCAAGTCGCTGAAGACCGCCGTCAATTACACGCCCGTGCTGTTCAGCGAGCAGATGAAGACCGAGCTGCGCAACGAGGTGGCCAAGGCGCTGCAGGGCAAGGAGAGCCCGAAGGAAGCTCTAGACAACGCTGTCGAGGCTTGTAACCGGCTCCTTCAGCAGCAGGGCTGA